A section of the Malus sylvestris chromosome 17, drMalSylv7.2, whole genome shotgun sequence genome encodes:
- the LOC126610220 gene encoding F-box/kelch-repeat protein At3g24760-like: MWNNLPCDLLTNIFSFLSADSFACAKSTCRHWQACASSAAGNYPFLLQNHHPPWFVALPLHDHGALCSCYALNPSNNNWYVLSMDFLPAPVRYVGPLDSFILLRPTVSTFLQLGLCNPFTRQYKPFPKLNIKRTNPAVGVVPVRSVASPNNSLFCETNATLQNSCFSSRIYVAGGMSEASRGGATYEPTLEMYDPQLDMWWVVGSMPMEFAVRLTVWTPKESVYCDGVLYWMTSARAYSLMGYEIGSNTWKELSVPMADKLEFAVLVLRNGRLTLVGGGVCVSGACVWELGEGDIWVLVEKVPSEMGMKLMGDRGSWASTKCVGGDGAIYLYRDLWSGMVVWREVGDKSRSQWEWYWIEGCSSIRGKQVRNLQVKGVLIYPNLVPSFIF; this comes from the coding sequence ATGTGGAACAACCTCCCCTGCGACCTCCTCACCAACATCTTCTCCTTCCTCTCCGCCGACTCTTTTGCATGCGCCAAGTCGACATGCAGACACTGGCAAGCCTGCGCCTCCTCCGCAGCCGGTAACTACCCGTTTTTGCTGCAGAATCATCACCCGCCTTGGTTCGTAGCTTTGCCACTGCACGACCATGGTGCTCTATGCAGCTGCTATGCCCTCAATCCAAGTAACAACAACTGGTATGTTCTCTCCATGGATTTCTTACCAGCCCCAGTTAGGTATGTCGGCCCACTGGACAGCTTCATCTTGCTAAGGCCCACAGTTTCCACATTTCTCCAATTGGGTCTGTGCAACCCCTTCACAAGGCAATACAAGCCCTTCCCAAAGTTGAACATCAAAAGGACCAACCCAGCTGTTGGTGTTGTCCCAGTCAGGTCAGTCGCGTCGCCGAACAACTCATTATTCTGTGAAACAAATGCTACCCTTCAAAATTCGTGCTTTAGTTCTAGGATCTACGTGGCAGGCGGGATGTCTGAGGCATCCCGCGGTGGTGCCACGTATGAGCCTACATTGGAAATGTACGATCCGCAGCTTGACATGTGGTGGGTCGTCGGGTCAATGCCAATGGAGTTTGCTGTGAGGCTAACAGTTTGGACCCCAAAGGAGAGTGTGTATTGTGATGGGGTGCTGTATTGGATGACTTCGGCCCGGGCCTATAGCCTAATGGGCTACGAGATTGGGTCAAACACTTGGAAGGAGCTGAGTGTCCCAATGGCAGACAAGCTGGAATTTGCTGTGCTGGTGCTGCGCAATGGGAGGTTGACACTTGTTGGCGGCGGAGTGTGTGTTTCGGGTGCTTGTGTATGGGAACTTGGGGAGGGAGATATTTGGGTATTGGTCGAGAAGGTACCTAGTGAAATGGGGATGAAATTGATGGGGGATAGGGGAAGTTGGGCGAGTACAAAATGTGTAGGTGGTGATGGGGCTATTTATTTGTATAGAGATCTTTGGTCAGGAATGGTAGTTTGGAGGGAAGTTGGGGATAAGAGTAGGAGTCAATGGGAATGGTATTGGATTGAAGGGTGTTCTTCAATTAGAGGAAAACAAGTGAGGAACTTGCAAGTTAAAGGAGTTCTTATATACCCTAATCTTGTACCCTCATTCATATTCTAA